A stretch of DNA from Tsuneonella amylolytica:
GGATAACGCGAGGCCCGTCCCGTTTTCGAACGGGGCGGGCCTTTGCATGTGCGCGTTAAATCTTCCCTCAGCGATATGCCGTATGGGCGGCCGCGATGGAGCATCCGGTCCGGCCATACGACGTGCGTGATCCGCGGGCGGACCTTCTCGAGGTGCGCCCGTGGCGCTCGCCGCCCGGCGGCTCCGGATGGGATGGGCTCGCGGTCCGCGCTTCCGAACCCAACCCGTTCGCCGAACGATGGTGCCTGGCGCCCGCACTCGCGGCGTTCGACGCGGCGGGCGGCGCGATGCTGGCGCACTACACCGTCGGCGGCGAGACCACGGGCATCGTCCCCCTCGCCCGGTCGGCCCGTTACGACCGCTATCCGCTGCCGCACATCGGAAACTGGCTGCATGCCAACGCCTTCCTCGGCACCCCGCTCGTCGCCGCGGGGCACGAGCACGGGTTCTGGCAGGCGCTGCTGCAATGGGCCGACGACAACGCCGGTCGCGCGCTGTTCCTTCATTTCGAAGGGCTCGCCGCCGAAGGTCCGCTGTTTGCCGCCTTGCGCGACGTATGCACCGCACAGGGGCGGGCCCGGGCCATCGTCCACCGTCACGACCGCGCGCTTCTGCGATCCGATCTTTCGCCCGAGGCCTATTTCGAAGGATCGATGAGCGCGAAGAAGCGCAAGGAACTGCGCCGCCAGGCCAACCGCCTGGCCGACGAAGGGACCGTTGCCTTCGAGCGCCGGGAGGATGCCGCCGGGCTCGATCGCTGGACCGCCGAATTCCTCGCGCTCGAGGCGGCGGGGTGGAAAGGGGCCCAAGGCTCGGCAATGGCGAGCGATCCCGCCAAGGCCCGCTTCTTCGCCGATGCGCTCGCCGGTGCCGCCGCCGCCGGCAAACTGGAACGGATCGCGATCCGGCTCGACGGCCGGCCGATCGCGATGCTGGCCAATTTCCTCGCCCCGCCCGGCGCGTTCAGTTTCAAGACCGCCTACGACGAAGGGCTCGCGCGGTTTTCGCCCGGCGTCCTCCTGCAGCGCGAGAACCTCGCGTTGCTCTCCCGCCGCGATATCGCGTGGACCGATAGCTGCGCCGCGCCCGACCACCCGATGATCGAGCGCATCTGGCGGGAAAAGCGCACGATCGTGCGCACCAGCATCGCCATCGGCGGCCGCGGCCGCCGCGCGCTCGCATCCGCTATCTTCGCCGCCGAGACGCGCGGCCAATCCCGGGGACAGTAACACCGATGGACGCCCAGACCGGCTTCACCGCGACCGACACCGCCGTCTTCGACGCCGATGCCCGCGCGCATTTCGCCGCCGCCTATCCCGAAACGCCCGGCGTCATCCGCCACAATCTGGCCGACAGCCCCCTGATGACGCTCGACGCGCTTGCCGGCCTCGCCGGTCGGCTGCCCCCCGCGTCGATCGAATACAACCGCGGCGACCTGCCGATCGGGGTAGACGGCAAGCCGGGCGGCACCAGCGTGGGGATCGAGGATACGATCCGCCACATCGCCATCAGCAACAGCTGGGCGGTGCTGAAGAACATCGAACAGGTGCCCGCCTACCGCAACCTGCTGCTGGCGCTGTTGGGCGAACTGCAGCCTCTCATCGAGGCGAAGACGGGCGCGATGCTGCGCCCACAGGGGTTCGTGTTCATCTCCAGCCCGGACGCGGTGACGCCGTATCATTTTGACCCCGAACATAATATTCTGCTGCAGCTGGTCGGCAGCAAGACGATGACCCAGTTCCCCGCCGGGGTCGACCGGTTCGCGCCCGATACCCTACACGAAGGGTATCACATCGGCGGGCCGCGCGAATTGCAATGGCGCCATGATCTTGCCGACGGGGGCACCGCGTTCGCGATCGCGGCGGGCGAGGCGGTGATGGTGCCGGTCATGGCCCCGCACCACGTCAAAAACGGCCCCGCCAGCTCGATCTCGCTGTCGATCACCTGGCGCAGCGACTGGTCCTTTGCTGAGGCCGATGCGCGCTGCTGGAACGGCGTACTCCGCCGCTGGGGCCTCAACCCCCGCCCGCCCGGCCGCTTCCCGGCGACCAATCGCGCCAAGGCGGCCGCGTGGCGCATATGGCGGCGGCTGCCGAGCACGAATTGACGCGCGCGTAAGGCTGCCCCAAGGGCGTGGACATGACCGATACCCCCGCCCAGCTCACCGACGAAAGCCTCGTCGCCGACCTCGTCGCCCTGCTCGATCCCGCACCGCTCGGCGACGACCGGTTCGAAGGCGCGCGCAAGAAGGGCGGTCACGGCCGCGTCTTCGGCGGGCAGGTGATCGCGCAGGCGCTGATCGCCGCCGAACGCACCGTGGACGAGGACCGCGCGGCCCACTCGCTCCATGCCTATTTCCTGCGCGGCGGCAGCGAGGACCATCCGATCACCCTGGAAGTAGATCGCCAGCTCGACGGCGGCAGCTTTTCCAATCGCCGGGTCGTCGCCAGCCAGCCCGACGATAACGGGACGATGCGCCCGATCCTGAACCTTGCGGCGAGCTTCCAGAAGCATCAGCCCGGCCTCGAACACGAGCGGGTCGACATTCCCGCAGTCCCCGGCCCCGAGGAACTGCGCAGCGACGAGGAACTGCGCAACGAGATCGCCCCCTCGTTGCCCGAGCGGGTCCGCCGCGTGTTCGCCGAGCCGCGCCCGATCGAGATCCGGGCCACCACCGGCCGTCACTGGCTGAGCGAGGGGCCGCAGGAGCCGGTGCAGAATTCGTGGTTCCGCGTGCGCGCTCCCCTGCCCGACGATCCGCGCATCCACCGCGCGGCGCTGGCCTACCTCAGCGATATGCAGTTGCTCGGCACCAGCATCATGCCGCACGGGCTTAGCTGGATGCGCGGCGAGGTGAAAAGCGCCAGCCTCGACCACGCAATCTGGTTCCACGCGCCGTTCCGCGCGGACGAATGGATGCTCTACCACTGCGACAGCCCGTGGTCCGGCGGCAGCCGCGGCTTCAACCGCGGGGCGATCTTCCAGGACGGCCGGCTGATCGCCAGCGTGGCGCAGGAAGGCATGATCCGCCGGAACGAGCCCCGCACGCGCTGAAACCTTTCGGAAACTAACCGAGTCTTAACCCCGCTCCCCGACTGTTTCCCCACCATAAGGGGAGCGCAATCACAGTGGCCATCGACGCGGTATTTCAACAGGACGACGAACGCGGCAATGCGCGGCGCACGCTGCGCCTCGGCGTCGGCGGGCGGCTCGGCGATGCGAGCGCGATCGCGGTCACCGTCCGCAACATCTCGGCCAGCGGATTGCTGATCGACACCCCCGCCCAGCTCGCGGACGGGGACCGCTTTGCGCTCGACCTGCCCGAAGCGCCCGATGCCGTCGCCACGGTCGTGTGGTCCGACGGAAGCCTCTTCGGCTGCCGCTTCGATACTCCCCTGTCGTCCGCCGCCCTCAGCGCAGCCGAACTGCGCGGCGAGCCGACCGATCCCGACGGGCAGGCGAGCGAGGACTTCGGGGAGCGCATCCACCGCCTGCGCATCGAGCGCGGACTGTCGCTGGCCGATATCGCCCAGCGCCTGGGTGTGTCGAAGCCGACGGTGTGGGCGTGGGAACACGGCAAGGCGCGCCCGGTCGATCGCCGCCTCCCGGACCTTGCCCAGGCGCTCGGCGTGACACCCGGCGGCCTCGAGCCGGCCATCAGCGGCCCGCCCGAAGTCCTCGAGCGCAGCCGCCGCAAGATCGCCGAAGCCTACGGCGTCGATGCGGCCAAGGTCCGCATCATGATCGAACTCTGACACGCGAAACCGCTTGCCATCTTAACTCGGAATCGAGCAGGACGAGAACGTGGTTAACGAATCGTTTCTGTTGATAAATCAATTCGTTAGTTTGGACTAACGAAAAACGGAACGACCGTCGCTACACCGCCGGGGGCTACCGCCTCTGTTCGCCGTCTCGCATTAGGGCATTGGTGCGGGACAGGGGGTTTCGTTAGTTTTCCGGGTTTCGCGAATCGGGTTCCGATCGCATGCCCGGAAGACGCCATAGGGGGCGTCGGAAGCGAATGAGGGGCACTTTCTCGCCGGGTGAATACTCGGCGCTCTATGAGCTCGTGGCGGGCAGTCCGACCGATCTCGTTCTCAAGACCGATCCGCGCGGGCACATCGTCCATGCCACTCCGGCGAGTGCGCGGCTGGGCCTTGCCTTCGCGGGCGATCCGGTCGGCCGCCACCTGCTCGAACTGCTGCACCCGTCGTGCGCCGAGATCGTCATTGCCGAGCACGGCGCAGCGGTCGCCGGACGGACGGGTACCGGCTGGATCGAGGTTCTGGCGATCGCGCAGGACGGGGCGCAGCGCTGGCTCGAGATGAAGCTGGGCCCGCTTCCTGCCGGACGGGGGGCGCTGGGGCTCCTGCGGTCGATCGAGGATCGCAGGTCCCTGGAGGACCGGCTCTTCACCGCCGAGATGACCGACCCGCTGACCCGGCTCACCAACCGCGACGCGTTCACCCGCATGCTGGCGCACCTCGTGGAGCGCGGAGCGGCCGGGCACCTCGCGCTGTTCGATCTCGACCACTTCCGTTCGATCAACTTGCGCCACGGACACAGCGGCGGGGACCGCGTGCTGGTTGCTTGCGCCCGGCTCATGCGGGCGCTGCTGGGGCCCGACGACATCATCTCGCGCACCGGCGGCGGCAGTTTCGGCGTTCTCCTGCCGGGGGCCGACGCGGGCGGAGCGCGGTCGGCCTGTGAGAGCGTGGTCGCGGCGCTGCGCGAACTGGGCGCCGAAGTGCCGCGCGGCCTTCGCCTGACCGCCAGCGCCGGCCTCGCCCGGATTGCCGGAAGCGCCGATGCCGCCCTGCGCAATGCCGAACTCGCGCTGCTCGCCGCCAAATCGCGCGGCCGGGCCCGGGTCGTGTGCGCCGAAGGGGCCGCAAGCCCGTGGTCGCTCGGCAAGAGCTGCCACTGAGCGGCCGTTTCGCACGCGCCGAAACGGCGCTGCGGAACGGCTATTCGGCGGAATCCGGTTCGCCCGGCGTCACCCGTCGAGCTTGGCGCGCAAGACCTGGTTGACGACGGCCGGGTTGCCCTGCCCGCGCATCGCCTTCATCGTCTGGCCGACGAAGAAGCCGAACAGCTTGTCCTTGCCGCCGCGATATTCGGCGACCTTGTCGGCGTTGGCGGCCAGCACCTCGTCGATGACCTTCTCGATCGCGCCGGTGTCGGACTGCTGCTTGAGCCCTTCCGTCTCGGCGATCTCGGCGGGGTCGCGGCCGGTCTTGAGGGCGATCTCGAAGATCTCCTTGGCCTGTCCGCCGCTGATTTCGCCCGCGCTCTGCATGGCGAGGATGGCCGCCTGCGCAGCGGCGGTGGCGTGCGCCGGGTTCGCCCCGCCCATTGCGTTCATCACGCCGGGCGCGACCGACAGCGTCCAGTTGGCGACCTGCGTAGCGACGTCCTTGTCGCTCTTCCCGAGCTTCCCGGCGGTTTCCGACAGGAGTTGCTCGAACCGCGCATACGTTTCCACCTCGGCGGTCAGTTCGCGCGCGTTGTAGTCCGAGAGGCCGAGCGCCTCGACGTACCGGGCGCGCTTGGCGTCGGGCAGTTCGGGCAGGCTCTGACGGCATTCGGCGAGGAAATCCTCACTGAGCTCCAGCGGCAGCAGGTCGGGATCGGGGAAGTAGCGATAGTCATGCGCGTCTTCCTTCGACCGCATCGAGCGGGTGGTGCCGGTGCCCGGATCGAACAGCCGGGTTTCCTGCACCACCGTGCCGCCGTCCTCGATCAGGTCGACCTGCCGGCGGGCCT
This window harbors:
- a CDS encoding acyl-CoA thioesterase, producing the protein MTDTPAQLTDESLVADLVALLDPAPLGDDRFEGARKKGGHGRVFGGQVIAQALIAAERTVDEDRAAHSLHAYFLRGGSEDHPITLEVDRQLDGGSFSNRRVVASQPDDNGTMRPILNLAASFQKHQPGLEHERVDIPAVPGPEELRSDEELRNEIAPSLPERVRRVFAEPRPIEIRATTGRHWLSEGPQEPVQNSWFRVRAPLPDDPRIHRAALAYLSDMQLLGTSIMPHGLSWMRGEVKSASLDHAIWFHAPFRADEWMLYHCDSPWSGGSRGFNRGAIFQDGRLIASVAQEGMIRRNEPRTR
- a CDS encoding GNAT family N-acetyltransferase, translating into MEHPVRPYDVRDPRADLLEVRPWRSPPGGSGWDGLAVRASEPNPFAERWCLAPALAAFDAAGGAMLAHYTVGGETTGIVPLARSARYDRYPLPHIGNWLHANAFLGTPLVAAGHEHGFWQALLQWADDNAGRALFLHFEGLAAEGPLFAALRDVCTAQGRARAIVHRHDRALLRSDLSPEAYFEGSMSAKKRKELRRQANRLADEGTVAFERREDAAGLDRWTAEFLALEAAGWKGAQGSAMASDPAKARFFADALAGAAAAGKLERIAIRLDGRPIAMLANFLAPPGAFSFKTAYDEGLARFSPGVLLQRENLALLSRRDIAWTDSCAAPDHPMIERIWREKRTIVRTSIAIGGRGRRALASAIFAAETRGQSRGQ
- a CDS encoding helix-turn-helix domain-containing protein; amino-acid sequence: MAIDAVFQQDDERGNARRTLRLGVGGRLGDASAIAVTVRNISASGLLIDTPAQLADGDRFALDLPEAPDAVATVVWSDGSLFGCRFDTPLSSAALSAAELRGEPTDPDGQASEDFGERIHRLRIERGLSLADIAQRLGVSKPTVWAWEHGKARPVDRRLPDLAQALGVTPGGLEPAISGPPEVLERSRRKIAEAYGVDAAKVRIMIEL
- a CDS encoding GGDEF domain-containing protein, encoding MRGTFSPGEYSALYELVAGSPTDLVLKTDPRGHIVHATPASARLGLAFAGDPVGRHLLELLHPSCAEIVIAEHGAAVAGRTGTGWIEVLAIAQDGAQRWLEMKLGPLPAGRGALGLLRSIEDRRSLEDRLFTAEMTDPLTRLTNRDAFTRMLAHLVERGAAGHLALFDLDHFRSINLRHGHSGGDRVLVACARLMRALLGPDDIISRTGGGSFGVLLPGADAGGARSACESVVAALRELGAEVPRGLRLTASAGLARIAGSADAALRNAELALLAAKSRGRARVVCAEGAASPWSLGKSCH
- a CDS encoding transcriptional regulator produces the protein MDAQTGFTATDTAVFDADARAHFAAAYPETPGVIRHNLADSPLMTLDALAGLAGRLPPASIEYNRGDLPIGVDGKPGGTSVGIEDTIRHIAISNSWAVLKNIEQVPAYRNLLLALLGELQPLIEAKTGAMLRPQGFVFISSPDAVTPYHFDPEHNILLQLVGSKTMTQFPAGVDRFAPDTLHEGYHIGGPRELQWRHDLADGGTAFAIAAGEAVMVPVMAPHHVKNGPASSISLSITWRSDWSFAEADARCWNGVLRRWGLNPRPPGRFPATNRAKAAAWRIWRRLPSTN
- the gatB gene encoding Asp-tRNA(Asn)/Glu-tRNA(Gln) amidotransferase subunit GatB codes for the protein MVVSTYRIQGATGEWEVVIGLEVHAQVTSNAKLFSGAATAFGAEPNSQVSLVDAAMPGMLPVPNRECIRQAVRTGMAIDAQINAWSRFDRKNYFYADLPQGYQISQLYHPIVGEGSLTIEADEKAGIPADKVIGIERIHVEQDAGKLMHDQHPSLSYVDLNRSGVALMEIVSRPDMRSPAEAGAYVRKLRSILRYVGSCDGNMEEGSMRADVNVSVRKPGEEFGTRTETKNVNSVRFVMQTIEHEARRQVDLIEDGGTVVQETRLFDPGTGTTRSMRSKEDAHDYRYFPDPDLLPLELSEDFLAECRQSLPELPDAKRARYVEALGLSDYNARELTAEVETYARFEQLLSETAGKLGKSDKDVATQVANWTLSVAPGVMNAMGGANPAHATAAAQAAILAMQSAGEISGGQAKEIFEIALKTGRDPAEIAETEGLKQQSDTGAIEKVIDEVLAANADKVAEYRGGKDKLFGFFVGQTMKAMRGQGNPAVVNQVLRAKLDG